The following DNA comes from Candidatus Cloacimonadota bacterium.
GAGAGGGTTTTCACACCTTCACCATGAAACTCAATGCTCATATAATTTGCTCCAGCAGAACCGATCATACCGATGATCCAAAGCGAAATGTCTTTAGCATAAACTCCGGGCTGAAGTTTCCCATTTAGAGTGATCTTCATTGATTCGGGAACACGGAACCAAGTTTCTCCTCGCTTCCAAATTCCTGCAGATTCAGTTCTATCGATTCCAGCAGCAAGAGCATTGAAAGCACCGGCTGTACAAGTATGACTGTCACTTCCCACAATGATCATGGCAGGTTTTGCATGATAGCTCATCATTTGATGACAGATTCCTTCTCCTACATCGTGGAATTTCTTAATTCCCTGATTTTTTACAAAATCACGGATCGTTTGATACTGATTCGCCAGTTTGGCATTTGTTGGTGGCGCATTGTGATCGAGAACAACCAGAAGCTGATCAGGATCGGCAACTTTTACACCGCCCATTTTATTGAACGTATTCTTGATACTGGCAGTATTATCGTGTGTTAGAACAATATCCGGTTTACGAAAAACTATAGCACCAGTTTCTGCACCCAGTATTTTTTCTACAAAAGTCTTTCCGTTCATCTAAGAACCTCCTAAAATATTATTTGACAAAAAATTATTATTATTATTATCGGAACCAATCCAGTTATCTGGAGGTGGATGGCGAAAGCCATTGCCCCCGCAAGGGGGTTTCTTATGGCAATTTTTTCATACCATATCCAAAAAGTTTATTACCTTTTTTGTAATACTTAGATTGAATTACTTCAATAATTTTATCCCCAAAAACTTCTTTTGTCTTTTTCTGAAAATCTAAGTGCAACAGAAACTGTCTTCTGGATGGATGCGCAATGAGATCAGCCAACTGCAATCCATCGATATTAGCAATTTTAGGTTTAACTTTTATTTGTTTTGAAGTAAGATATTTATGGAATTTTAAGGATTCAATATATTCAGTTCCGTTATGATACAAGTGCGAAAATGATTTTTTTAGTCGGATGTCTTCTTTCCCTCCACGGGATTCAATTAGAACATCACCTTGGACATTATTATCCTCTAAATGGAATAGATACCTTTCCATTAGAATAGCTAAACAATAATGATAAGGATCATATTTCCAAATCTGATAAATTTCTTTATGTTCTTTTTTATCA
Coding sequences within:
- a CDS encoding DUF3800 domain-containing protein, yielding MNKYRIYIDETGNSDLNSSANLNHRFLTLTGVIISLNYVREVLHPEMEEIKNNILGQHPDDPIIFHRKEIVNKKHPFEKLRDPEIEQLFNKTILEKLSKWNYKIITILIDKKEHKEIYQIWKYDPYHYCLAILMERYLFHLEDNNVQGDVLIESRGGKEDIRLKKSFSHLYHNGTEYIESLKFHKYLTSKQIKVKPKIANIDGLQLADLIAHPSRRQFLLHLDFQKKTKEVFGDKIIEVIQSKYYKKGNKLFGYGMKKLP